From Musa acuminata AAA Group cultivar baxijiao unplaced genomic scaffold, Cavendish_Baxijiao_AAA HiC_scaffold_1155, whole genome shotgun sequence, one genomic window encodes:
- the LOC135671755 gene encoding CBS domain-containing protein CBSX3, mitochondrial-like isoform X1: MTGEMQGAIQSFRLHGNLLKNTILQHMRVMKPVMLPTVFSRFKSVSSPRLEEHGFESTTILDILKAKGKSADGSWLWCTTNDTVYDAVKSMTQHNVGALVVVKPGEEKALAGIVTERDYLRKIIVQGRSSKSTKVGDIMTDENKLITVTPDTKVLRAMQLMTDNRIRHIPVVDDKGMIGMVSIGDVVRAVVNEHREELDRLNAYIQGGY, translated from the exons ATGACAGGAGAAATGCAGGGTGCAATTCAATCATTCCGATTACATGGAAATCTTCTTAAAAATACTATTCTTCAACACATGCGTGTCATGAAGCCAGTCATGCTACCTACTGTGTTTTCACGATTCAAGTCAGTCTCTTCACCTCGACTGGAAGAGCATGGATTTGAGAGCACCACTATCCTAGATATTCTGAAAGCTAAAGGCAAGAGTGCTGATGGTTCCTGGCTGTGGTGTACAACTAATGACACTGTTTATGATGCTGTGAAATCG ATGACACAACACAATGTTGGAGCTTTGGTTGTGGTGAAACCCGGAGAAGAGAAGGCACTTGCAGGGATTGTAACTGAGAGAG ATTATCTCCGAAAAATTATTGTGCAGGGAAGATCTTCCAAATCGACTAAAGTTGGTGACATTATGACTGATGAG AATAAATTGATCACTGTGACACCAGATACCAAGGTACTGCGGGCCATGCAGCTTATGACAG ACAACCGCATTAGGCATATCCCTGTGGTTGATGACAAAGGTATGATTGGCATGGTCTCCATTGGTGATGTTGTTCGAGCAGTGGTGAATGAGCATCGGGAGGAGCTGGACCGCCTTAATGCATATATACAAGGGGGTTACTAG
- the LOC135671755 gene encoding CBS domain-containing protein CBSX3, mitochondrial-like isoform X2 codes for MQGAIQSFRLHGNLLKNTILQHMRVMKPVMLPTVFSRFKSVSSPRLEEHGFESTTILDILKAKGKSADGSWLWCTTNDTVYDAVKSMTQHNVGALVVVKPGEEKALAGIVTERDYLRKIIVQGRSSKSTKVGDIMTDENKLITVTPDTKVLRAMQLMTDNRIRHIPVVDDKGMIGMVSIGDVVRAVVNEHREELDRLNAYIQGGY; via the exons ATGCAGGGTGCAATTCAATCATTCCGATTACATGGAAATCTTCTTAAAAATACTATTCTTCAACACATGCGTGTCATGAAGCCAGTCATGCTACCTACTGTGTTTTCACGATTCAAGTCAGTCTCTTCACCTCGACTGGAAGAGCATGGATTTGAGAGCACCACTATCCTAGATATTCTGAAAGCTAAAGGCAAGAGTGCTGATGGTTCCTGGCTGTGGTGTACAACTAATGACACTGTTTATGATGCTGTGAAATCG ATGACACAACACAATGTTGGAGCTTTGGTTGTGGTGAAACCCGGAGAAGAGAAGGCACTTGCAGGGATTGTAACTGAGAGAG ATTATCTCCGAAAAATTATTGTGCAGGGAAGATCTTCCAAATCGACTAAAGTTGGTGACATTATGACTGATGAG AATAAATTGATCACTGTGACACCAGATACCAAGGTACTGCGGGCCATGCAGCTTATGACAG ACAACCGCATTAGGCATATCCCTGTGGTTGATGACAAAGGTATGATTGGCATGGTCTCCATTGGTGATGTTGTTCGAGCAGTGGTGAATGAGCATCGGGAGGAGCTGGACCGCCTTAATGCATATATACAAGGGGGTTACTAG